In Pochonia chlamydosporia 170 chromosome 3, whole genome shotgun sequence, the following are encoded in one genomic region:
- a CDS encoding serine/threonine-protein kinase (similar to Metarhizium robertsii ARSEF 23 XP_011411206.1) gives MPQRYHIPASRELHVVVLGAGGVGKSCLTAQFVHNEWIESYDPTIEDSYRTQVQVDGRQVVLEILDTAGTEQFVAMRDLYMKTGQGFLLVFSITSPSSLNELAGLREEIIRIKDDENVPMVIVGNKADLEESRVVQRAKGFSISQRWGAPYYEASARTRTNVDEVFVDLCRQMLRKDDDYLATNETDDSGFKFDAFRGGNKRRRRIRLREKDHPRCTIL, from the exons ATGCCGCAGCGGTATCATATCCCAGCAAG TCGCGAACTGCATGTTGTGGTTCTCGGAGCAG GAGGCGTGGGGAAAAGCTGCTTAACAG CGCAATTTGTCCACAATGAGTGGATTGAAAGTTATGACCCGACAATTGAGGATTCATACCGAACTCAAGTGCAAGTCGAC GGCCGTCAAGTTGTTTTAGAAAT CCTTGATACCGCGGGGACTGAGCAATTTG TTGCTATGAGAGATTTGTACATGAAGACCGGCCAAGGGTTCCTCCTGGTGTTTAGCATCACATCGCCCTCATCACTCAACGAGTTAGCTGGACTGCGTGAGGAAATCATTCGCATCAAAGATGACGAGAATGTGCCAATGGTCATTGTCGGTAACAAGGCTGACCTTGAGGAAAGTCGTGTCGTACAAAGGGCCAAGGGGTTTTCGATATCACAACGATGGGGTGCGCCGTATTATGAGGCTAGCGCCAGAACAAGAA CCAATGTTGACGAGGTTTTTGTTGATCTATGCCGCCAAATGTTACGAAAAGACGATGATTATTTAGCAACCAACGAAACAGACGACAGTGGCttcaaatttgatgccttCCGGGGCGGTAACAAGCGCCGGCGACGCATCAGACTTCGGGAAAAGGACCACCCTCGATGTACCATTCTGTAG
- a CDS encoding fungal hydrophobin domain-containing protein — MKTFTAIITLFASAAFAAPATLAPRGGVCPDGLLYTNPQCCATDVLGVADLNCENPSRQPYDGADLAAICAADGMRARCCSIPVAGQAVLCNDVVGA; from the exons ATGAAGACCTTTaccgccatcatcaccctcttCGCCTCTGCAGCCTTCGCTGCCCCGGCTACTCTCGCCCCCCGCGGGGGTGTATGCCCGGATGGTCTTCTATACACCAATCCTCAGTGCTGCGCGACGGATGTCCTGGGCGTAGCTGACCTGAACTGCGAGAATC CTAGCAGACAGCCTTACGACGGTGCGGACTTGGCTGCTATTTGTGCCGCAGATGGTATGAGGGCCAGGTGCTGCAGCATACCTGTTGCTGGGCAGGCTGTCCTTTGCAAcgatgttgttggtgcttAG
- a CDS encoding RNA recognition domain-containing protein (similar to Colletotrichum fioriniae PJ7 XP_007591992.1), whose amino-acid sequence MSAAHLFEREPTKPVGTPFASTPTPPMVRVLIRRLPLNTSEESLRLMVVWSKELADVELLPVDKSEDDGFRSALLRFRSMSGALEAKNMLDGRSNISNDAEMIVEVLSNSPPTARRNTTATTEQLSAMPPVTSSAGSAPLPASRQPPRFNGFQPLDNSVSPTSNGAFPPHEFIHPDANSHYQNIFSPQSPIGNHLSERPRISGKSLISSDFGDDDETSDLLKDPVAYAENGATSQRRATAPQIPIGRMAGLSLSTNNHSQAGPASLPPYMGPLSPANAPAPGLAYPVNGHTYPRHNFPPVNPADQNPPCNTLYVGNLPIDTSEEELKAMFSKQRGYKRLCFRTKQNGPMCFVEFEDISFATKALHELYGQLLHNSVKGGIRLSFSKNPLGVRSGQTPGQGSNNSMGNINGIIGGNANGFPTTHGPPPGLAAPPGLGTGRGNYNLASSMNTGGNRPYNASGFPGGPNHPWNAPYNNSVATGPNGNGLNNSSSFFPRNMMGR is encoded by the coding sequence ATGTCAGCAGCCCATCTATTCGAGCGCGAGCCGACTAAACCCGTGGGCACTCCATTTGCCAGCACTCCGACACCACCCATGGTTCGTGTTCTTATTCGCCGCTTGCCTCTGAACACCTCTGAGGAATCATTACGTTTGATGGTTGTGTGGTCTAAGGAACTGGCCGATGTCGAGCTGCTTCCCGTTGACAAGTCCGAGGACGACGGCTTTCGCTCAGCCCTCTTGCGATTCAGAAGTATGTCCGGGGCACTAGAAGCCAAGAATATGCTGGATGGAAGGTCTAATATTTCCAACGACGCCGAAATGATTGTGGAAGTCTTGTCGAACAGTCCTCCTACAGCGAGACGGAACACTACCGCCACCACCGAGCAGTTGTCTGCTATGCCGCCGGTGACTTCATCGGCTGGCTCTGCACCTCTTCCAGCATCTCGACAACCCCCGCGCTTCAACGGCTTTCAGCCTCTAGACAACAGTGTCTCGCCTACTTCGAACGGTGCATTCCCCCCTCACGAGTTCATTCATCCCGACGCGAACTCGCACTATCAAAATATCTTCTCTCCTCAGTCACCAATTGGGAACCATCTGAGCGAGCGCCCAAGAATATCTGGCAAGTCGCTTATTAGCAGCGATTTtggtgacgatgacgaaACAAGCGACCTTCTCAAAGACCCCGTTGCCTATGCTGAGAATGGGGCAACCTCGCAGCGCAGAGCTACTGCACCTCAGATTCCCATCGGACGAATGGCTGGATTATCCCTCAGCACGAACAACCACAGCCAGGCTGGGCCTGCTTCTCTTCCACCATACATGGGCCCGTTGTCCCCAGCCAATGCCCCAGCACCTGGCCTTGCTTATCCTGTCAATGGTCACACCTATCCACGACATAACTTCCCCCCAGTCAACCCAGCTGACCAGAACCCACCCTGCAATACTTTGTACGTCGGCAATTTACCTATTGATACATCGGAGGAGGAACTCAAGGCTATGTTTTCCAAGCAGCGGGGCTACAAGAGACTCTGCTTCAGGACAAAGCAGAACGGACCTATGTGCTTCGTTGAGTTTGAAGACATCTCCTTCGCCACGAAGGCTCTTCACGAACTCTATGGACAGCTGCTCCATAACAGTGTCAAGGGGGGTATCCGGTTGAGCTTTTCAAAGAATCCACTGGGAGTGAGGTCCGGCCAGACCCCAGGTCAGGGGTCGAATAACTCTATGGGTAACATCAACGGCATCATTGGGGGTAATGCAAATGGGTTTCCCACTACGCatggtcctcctccaggACTGGCGGCACCACCTGGGCTAGGAACCGGTCGCGGCAACTACAACTTGGCTTCGTCTATGAACACTGGCGGCAATAGACCATACAATGCGTCTGGGTTCCCTGGGGGGCCTAATCACCCATGGAACGCGCCGTATAACAACAGCGTCGCCACGGGACCTAATGGTAACGGGCTCAACAATAgctcttccttcttccccagAAATATGATGGGGCGATAA
- a CDS encoding short-chain dehydrogenase (similar to Metarhizium acridum CQMa 102 XP_007807312.1), giving the protein MADSPSSSPWSITKTIQQSPPVDLTKSYSPLTLHGKTILITGGANGLGSHMVRRWASHGAHVIIADIDSASGESLVAELRAQYRSSTFAYITCDVTNWEDQTALFESAARLSPTHTIDIVVPNAGIISAPEGYTFENPSLVNGKIPKPSTKTIDVNITGVIYTTHLALYYFSQDPKNTNCLLLIGSIASIAPLAGQTHYTMSKHAVCGLFRSLRMTSFMQKCNLRVNMLAPYFVEQSRMLPVVADIAFLAGTAGGATIPDVVEAATRLVADESISGRSLAVGPPLKNAPEGEIPVADHEGDGRGRAAWEIYAHDYDEVDAFTFRYVHMMNRVTQLRGILAFILDIFIKIFRWW; this is encoded by the coding sequence ATGGCAGactctccatcatcatcaccgtgGTCCATAACCAAAACAATCCAGCAATCCCCTCCAGTCGATCTCACCAAATCCTACAGCCCCCTGACACTCCATGGCAAAACTATCCTCATCACTGGCGGGGCCAACGGTCTCGGATCTCACATGGTCCGCCGTTGGGCCTCTCACGGCGCACACGTTATCATCGCAGATATTGACTCTGCATCCGGCGAATCTCTCGTTGCCGAACTACGTGCTCAATACCGTTCAAGCACATTCGCCTACATCACCTGCGACGTAACCAACTGGGAAGACCAAACCGCTCTCTTTGAATCTGCAGCCCGCCTCTCCCCTACGCACACAATCGACATTGTCGTCCCCAATGCGGGTATTATCTCAGCCCCTGAGGGCTACACATTCGAAAACCCCTCCctcgtcaatggcaagatACCCAAGCCATCTACCAAAACAATCGACGTCAACATCACAGGTGTCATATACACCACCCATCTCGCGCTCTACTACTTCTCCCAAGAtcccaaaaacaccaactgTCTCCTGCTCATCGGCTCAATCGCCTCCATAGCCCCATTAGCCGGCCAAACGCACTACACAATGTCCAAACACGCCGTGTGCGGACTATTTCGTTCCCTGCGAATGACCTCCTTTATGCAGAAATGCAATTTGCGCGTAAATATGCTCGCACCATATTTCGTCGAGCAAAGCCGCATGCTACCCGTAGTAGCTGACATTGCTTTTCTCGCCGGCACCGCAGGGGGCGCGACCATCCCCGACGTGGTTGAGGCGGCTACTCGCTTGGTAGCAGATGAATCTATTTCAGGGCGCTCATTAGCCGTTGGTCCTCCCTTGAAGAATGCGCCTGAGGGTGAGATTCCCGTTGCAGATCACGAAGGTGATGGACGGGGAAGGGCAGCCTGGGAGATTTATGCTCACGATTACGACGAAGTTGACGCCTTTACCTTTAGATATGTTCACATGATGAACAGGGTTACGCAACTTCGTGGGATTTTGGCATTTATTCTGGACATCTTTATCAAGATATTCAGATGGTGGTGA